The following coding sequences are from one Gopherus flavomarginatus isolate rGopFla2 chromosome 21, rGopFla2.mat.asm, whole genome shotgun sequence window:
- the MASP2 gene encoding mannan-binding lectin serine protease 2 yields MYGRITSPDFPNMYPNSKERTWNISVPKGYTIRIYFTHFNMELSYLCEYDYVKISSGGKLVATLCGRESTDTEEAPGNRTYHSIDNTLTVTFRSDYSNENLFTGFEAFYAAEDVDECELLIDDEPLCDHHCHNYLGGFYCSCRVGYILHENKRTCAAQCQNNAFTKRSGVITSPNYPKPYPKLSTCSYTIRVEDGFMIILEFVETFNVESHVETVCPYDALKIKTPKKEYGPFCGQNVPPKIETGSNIVDITFTTDISGDHTGWKISYTTTALPCPSPKAPPHGRINPVQAKYILKDYYTLSCDTGYVLLENELVLKSFKAECQKSGSWNKPMAKCIIVNCGQPEDIDNGTVTYITGPEVTTYKAEIQYECESTFYTMKASNNGRYQCSADGYWKNSKGEKVLPICEPVCGIQTRTTLERIIGGKTAKLGQFPWQVMLIAEDGKGGGGALLYDNWVLTAAHVVISQIDPSTLTIKMGFLNKNSVHYQQAWAEEIFVHEGYIDGASYNNDIALIKLKHKVPLNANITPICLPRKEEGFHVKTDDMGTVAGWGRTEKRRLSPHLLYVELVVIDNRKCKEAFAKLPAGKSLLVTENMLCAGEEEGGKDSCQGDSGGPLTFLDNLTKKWFVGGIVSWGVDCGVAGQYGVYTKVTNYISWIENTIMKNS; encoded by the exons ATCAGCTCCGGCGGGAAGCTGGTGGCCACACTGTGTGGACGCGAGAGCACAGACACCGAGGAGGCTCCGGGCAACAGAAcgtaccactccattgacaaCACCCTTACTGTGACGTTCCGATCTGATTACTCCAACGAGAACCTGTTCACTGGCTTCGAGGCCTTCTACGCAGCTGAAG ATGTTGATGAGTGTGAGCTGCTGATTGACGACGAACCGCTTTGTGACCATCACTGTCATAATTACTTGGGCGGCTTCTACTGCAGCTGCAGGGTTGGCTACATCCTCCATGAAAACAAGAGGACCTGCGCAG CTCAGTGTCAAAACAATGCTTTTACTAAGAGATCTGGAGTGATCACCAGCCCCAATTATCCCAAGCCTTATCCCAAACTCTCCACCTGCAGCTACACTATCCGGGTGGAAGATGGCTTCATGATCATCCTGGAATTTGTGGAAACCTTTAACGTGGAAAGTCACGTGGAAACAGTGTGTCCCTATGATGCCCTTAAG ATTAAAACACCCAAAAAGGAATATGGCCCGTTCTGTGGGCAGAATGTACCTCCAAAAATTGAGACAGGCAGCAACATTGTGGATATTACTTTCACCACCGATATCTCCGGAGACCACACTGGTTGGAAGATCTCATACACTACAACAG CTTTGCCATGCCCCAGTCCTAAAGCACCACCCCATGGTCGCATCAATCCAGTGCAAGCAAAATACATCCTGAAAGACTACTATACTCTATCCTGTGATACTGGATATGTGCTGTTGGAA AATGAACTGGTTTTGAAGTCTTTTAAAGCAGAATGTCAGAAGAGCGGTTCCTGGAACAAACCGATGGCAAAGTGCATCA TTGTCAACTGTGGTCAACCTGAAGACATAGACAACGGCACGGTTACTTACATCACAGGACCAGAGGTGACTACCTACAAAGCTGAGATTCAGTATGAATGCGAGAGCACCTTCTACACTATGAAAGCAAGTAATAATG GTAGATATCAGTGTAGTGCTGATGGATACTGGAAGAACTCTAAGGGAGAAAAAGTACTGCCAATCTGTGAGCCAG TTTGTGGAATACAAACCAGGACAACTCTGGAACGTATAATTGGAGGGAAAACAGCAAAGCTTGGACAGTTCCCCTGGCAAGTTATGCTAATTGCTGAAGATGGAAAAGGAGGTGGTGGTGCCCTCTTGTATGACAACTGGGTTTTAACTGCTGCTCACGTCGTCATTAGTCAAATAGACCCATCAACACTGACAATCAAAATGGGATTTCTGAACAAAAATTCAGTTCACTACCAACAAGCCTGGGCAGAAGAAATTTTTGTACATGAAGGTTACATCGATGGCGCCAGTTATAACAATGACATTGCACTGATTAAACTGAAACATAAAGTCCCACTTAATGCAAATATTACCCCTATTTGCTTGCCAAGAAAAGAAGAAGGATTCCATGTGAAAACAGATGATATGGGAACTGTAGCTGGCTGGGGAAGAACTGAGAAAAGGAGGCTTTCCCCTCATCTACTGTATGTTGAACTGGTAGTTATTGACAACAGAAAGTGTAAAGAGGCATTTGCAAAGTTGCCAGCTGGAAAATCTCTGCTAGTAACAGAAAACATGTtgtgtgctggggaggaggaagggggaaaagatTCTTGCCAGGGTGACAGTGGGGGACCATTAACTTTCTTAGATAATCTGACTAAGAAATGGTTTGTTGGTGGTATTGTGTCCTGGGGCGTAGACTGTGGGGTTGCTGGCCAATATGGGGTATATACGAAAGTGACTAACTACATTTCATGGATTGAAAACACCATTATGAAAAATTCTTAA
- the TARDBP gene encoding TAR DNA-binding protein 43: protein MSEYIRVTEDENDEPIEIPSEDDGTVLLSTVTAQFPGACGLRYRNPVSQCMRGVRLVEGILHAPDAGWGNLVYVVNYPKDNKRKMDETDASSAVKVKRAVQKTSDLIVLGLPWKTTEQDLKEYFSTFGEVLMVQVKKDIKTGHSKGFGFVRFTEYETQVKVMSQRHMIDGRWCDCKLPNSKQSPDEPLRSRKVFVGRCTEDMTADELRQFFSQYGEVVDVFIPKPFRAFAFVTFADDQVAQSLCGEDLIIKGISVHISNAEPKHNSNRQLERGGRFGGNPGGFGNQGGFGNSRGGGGGLGNNQGSNMGGGMNFGAFSINPAMMAAAQAALQSSWGMMGMLASQQNQSGPSGNNQPQGNMQREQNQGFSSGSNSYGGSNSGAAIGWGSASNAGSSSGFNGGFGSSMDSKSSGWGM, encoded by the exons ATGTCTGAATACATCCGTGTTACTGAGGATGAGAATGATGAGCCCATTGAGATCCCTTCAGAGGATGATGGCACTGTGCTGCTATCCACAGTTACTGCCCAGTTCCCTGGAGCATGTGGCCTGCGATACAGGAACCCAGTGTCTCAGTGTATGAGAGGAGTCCGGCTAGTGGAAGGAATTCTGCATGCTCCAGATGCTGGCTGGGGAAATCTCGTCTATGTTGTTAATTATCCCAAAG ATAACAAGAGGAAAATGGATGAAACAGATGCCTCATCAGCTGTGAAAGTAAAACGAGCAGTACAAAAGACATCTGATTTAATAGTTTTGGGTCTTCCCTGGAAAACCACTGAACAAGATCTAAAGGAATATTTCAGTACATTTGGAGAAGTTCTCATGGTGCAG GTCAAGAAGGATATTAAGACTGGTCACTCAAAGGGATTTGGTTTTGTTCGATTTACGGAGTATGAAACCCAGGTGAAAGTGATGTCTCAACGACACATGATAGATGGAAGATGGTGTGACTGTAAACTTCCTAATTCTAAG CAAAGTCCTGATGAACCTTTGCGTAGCAGAAAGGTGTTCGTTGGGCGCTGCACCGAGGATATGACTGCAGATGAGCTCCGGCAGTTCTTTTCTCAGTATGGAGAAGTGGTAGATGTCTTCATCCCCAAACCCTTCAGAGCTTTTGCTTTTGTTACATTTGCAGATGATCAg GTTGCCCAGTCTCTTTGTGGAGAGGACTTGATCATTAAAGGAATCAGCGTACATATATCCAATGCTGAACCTAAGCACAATAGCAATAGACAGTTAGAAAGAGGTGGAAGATTTGGTGGTAATCCAGGAGGCTTTGGGAATCAGGGTGGATTTGGTAATAgcagggggggaggaggtggtttgGGGAACAACCAGGGCAGTAATATGGGTGGAGGGATGAATTTTGGAGCATTTAGTATCAACCCTGCTATGATGGCAGCAGCCCAGGCAGcattgcagagcagctggggaATGATGGGCATGTTAGCTAGTCAACAGAACCAGTCTGGGCCATCGGGAAACAACCAACCTCAAGGCAACATGCAAagggagcagaaccagggtttTAGTTCAGGAAGTAATTCTTACGGAGGATCTAACTCTGGAGCAGCAATAGGTTGGGGGTCAGCATCAAATGCAGGATCAAGCAGTGGGTTTAATGGAGGCTTTGGTTCAAGTATGGATTCCAAATCATCAGGCTGGGGAATGTAG